A region from the Mya arenaria isolate MELC-2E11 chromosome 2, ASM2691426v1 genome encodes:
- the LOC128205598 gene encoding uncharacterized protein LOC128205598: MPVAHCPIPGCEYVTEDVEVAIVAALITAHSMVHAPGPSAKIERVKRPTIALAGTSEDWAYFLSRWTDYVAATKLEGRTKVVQLLECCDEPLRKDLTRTNGNTLTELTADQVLTAIKALAVREENTMVARVNLHNMKQDRDETVRSFGARIRGQAGVCKFYVKCANCASDVNYTDAILRDVLTKGLADPDIQLDLLGDSNQEMNLEDVFKFVEAKEAGKRSASKLLDSNAVAAASSSYRKLKHVNQPTPKDKTETCTYCGTRGHGKSSTSSVRRNECPAYGHICDLCNRNHHIESVCRSKDKPKLNRNINTFSKNSAVFDALCTVNDTFVNAFDDSCTLSESGVERALRINHHVYDKLSETWVKKRSASQAFVNVVATVSHDDYSALGFDLKNKCFISATIPAMADTGCQSCLTGLKVLNKLGLRESDLIPVTMNMHTATNVGIKIIGATILRLRATNDTGIPIETRQMTYVCDTTDRLFLSREACSALGIIPDAFPAVGAYAVNAVTVNPHPSPLATHPCDCPKRQMPPPPPTRMPFPGTSENLQRLKTFLLDHYSAITFNTCEHQPLPLMDTPPMKLMVDDTAEPIAHHTPIPVPIHWREGRFRPRCPFRRHRASPNR; the protein is encoded by the coding sequence ATGCCAGTCGCACACTGCCCAATACCAGGATGCGAGTACGTGACGGAGGACGTTGAGGTAGCAATCGTGGCTGCACTTATTACGGCTCATTCCATGGTCCACGCCCCAGGCCCATCCGCCAAAATTGAGAGGGTCAAGCGACCAACAATTGCGTTAGCTGGTACCAGTGAGGACTGGGCTTATTTCTTATCGCGTTGGACAGATTATGTCGCTGCTACCAAACTCGAAGGTCGCACCAAAGTGGTTCAGTTATTAGAATGTTGTGATGAACCTCTCAGAAAGGACTTGACACGTACAAATGGTAACACCCTTACAGAACTTACTGCAGATCAGGTGCTCACAGCCATCAAGGCACTAGCCGTTCGCGAGGAGAATACAATGGTTGCAAGAGTTAATCTACATAACATGAAACAAGATCGTGATGAAACCGTGAGAAGTTTCGGTGCGCGTATACGTGGTCAAGCAGGTGTTTGCAAGTTTTATGTGAAATGTGCCAACTGTGCTTCAGACGTCAATTACACTGACGCCATTCTTCGCGATGTACTCACAAAAGGACTTGCCGACCCAGACATACAGCTAGACCTCCTGGGCGACAGTAACCAGGAGATGAATCTGGAGGACGTGTTTAAGTTCGTAGAAGCAAAAGAGGCGGGAAAGCGCTCAGCTTCGAAACTTTTGGACTCCAATGCAGTGGCAGCTGCAAGCAGCTCTTATCGAAAGCTCAAGCACGTAAATCAGCCGACGCCCAAGGACAAAACAGAAACATGCACATATTGTGGTACCAGAGGTCACGGAAAAAGCTCCACATCTAGTGTTCGACGAAATGAGTGCCCAGCATATGGACACATATGCGACTTGTGTAATCGCAATCATCATATTGAAAGTGTTTGTCGTAGTAAAGATAAGCCTAAACTTAACAGAAACATTAACACATTCTCAAAGAATTCAGCTGTATTTGATGCTTTATGTACTGTTAATGATACTTTTGTTAATGCCTTTGACGATTCTTGCACGTTAAGTGAGTCTGGTGTTGAGCGTGCATTACGCATTAACCACCATGTATATGATAAACTTTCAGAAACATGGGTTAAAAAACGATCAGCCTCTCAAGcatttgttaatgttgttgCTACAGTTTCTCATGATGATTACTCTGCCCTTGGTTTTgacttgaaaaacaaatgctTTATTTCAGCTACTATACCTGCCATGGCAGATACAGGATGCCAGAGTTGCCTAACTGGTTTGAAAGTCCTCAACAAGCTAGGCCTGCGCGAATCAGACCTCATCCCAGTGACCATGAACATGCATACAGCAACAAATGTTGGAATCAAGATCATCGGTGCTACGATACTCCGCTTGCGTGCCACTAACGATACAGGCATACCGATAGAGACCCGACAGATGACTTACGTATGTGATACCACTGACAGGTTGTTCCTCAGCAGAGAAGCCTGCTCAGCACTTGGTATTATTCCCGATGCCTTCCCTGCGGTTGGTGCATACGCAGTAAATGCTGTCACGGTGAATCCCCACCCATCACCATTGGCAACGCATCCATGTGACTGTCCCAAACGCCAAatgccccctccccctcccaCAAGGATGCCATTCCCTGGCACATCTGAAAATTTACAGCGTTTAAAAACCTTCCTCCTAGACCACTACAGTGCTATTACTTTCAACACATGTGAGCATCAACCACTGCCTTTGATGGACACACCCCCGATGAAACTCATGGTAGACGACACTGCGGAACCCATTGCCCATCATACACCCATACCTGTCCCTATTCACTGGCGTGAAGGCCGGTTTAGACCAAGATGTCCGTTTAGGCGTCATAGAGCCAGTCCCAATCGGTGA